From Topomyia yanbarensis strain Yona2022 chromosome 1, ASM3024719v1, whole genome shotgun sequence, one genomic window encodes:
- the LOC131680010 gene encoding histone H2B-like, whose amino-acid sequence MAPKASGKAVKKAGKATKAIVKGDKKKRKQRRKESYAIYIYKVLKQVHPDTGVSSKAMSIMNSFVNDIFERIASEASRLAHYNKRSTITSREIQTAVRLLLPGELAKHAVSEGTKAVTKYTSSK is encoded by the coding sequence ATGGCACCGAAAGCAAGTGGAAAAGCAGTCAAAAAAGCCGGCAAGGCAACGAAGGCCATTGTGAAGGGAGACAAGAAAAAACGTAAGCAGCGGCGGAAGGAGAGCTATGCTatctacatctacaaggtgttGAAGCAAGTTCACCCAGACACCGGAGTTTCCTCGAAGGCCATGAGCATCATGAACAGCTTCGTTAACGACATCTTCGAACGCATTGCATCCGAAGCTTCTCGTCTTGCTCATTACAACAAGCGCTCTACGATTACTTCCCGCGAGATACAGACTGCTGTTCGTCTTCTGCTGCCGGGAGAGTTGGCCAAACACGCTGTCTCGGAAGGCACCAAGGCTGTCACTAAGTATActagctccaagtaa
- the LOC131679989 gene encoding histone H2A, which translates to MSGRGKGGKVKGKAKSRSNRAGLQFPVGRIHRLLRKGNYAERVGAGAPVYLAAVMEYLAAEVLELAGNAARDNKKTRIIPRHLQLAIRNDEELNKLLSGVTIAQGGVLPNIQAVLLPKKTEKKA; encoded by the coding sequence ATGTCTGGACGCGGCAAAGGAGGCAAAGTTAAGGGAAAGGCAAAGTCCCGCTCAAATCGCGCCGGTCTTCAATTTCCCGTTGGTCGAATCCACCGTCTGCTGAGAAAGGGAAATTACGCCGAACGTGTCGGTGCTGGAGCACCCGTCTATTTGGCAGCTGTGATGGAATATCTCGCTGCAGAAGTGTTGGAACTGGCAGGAAATGCTGCTCGTGACAACAAAAAGACCAGAATCATCCCGCGTCAtctgcagctggccattcgTAACGATGAGGAGTTGAACAAACTACTCTCAGGAGTCACCATTGCTCAGGGCGGTGTTCTGCCAAACATCCAAGCCGTACTACTGcccaagaagaccgaaaagaagGCCTAA
- the LOC131679944 gene encoding histone H1B-like, whose amino-acid sequence MAETATEVVAAAPAAASPAKAPKKAKATKSGTAKPKKPSTHPPVNDMVLAAIKTLKERNGSSLQAIKKYIAANYKCDVAKLAPFIKKALKTGVEKGKLSQTKGTGASGSFKVKADAKKPAGEKKPKKTAAAKKPKKAAGEKKAAAKKPAGEKKAKKPKAAAAKKSVAKKAKAAPAKAAKKAAAPKQKATKPTKAVANKPKTPKPKKAAPAKKAAPKKAAAKK is encoded by the coding sequence ATGGCTGAAACCGCTACCGAAGTTGTTGCTGCGGCGCCTGCTGCTGCCTCTCCGGCCAAGGCCCCAAAGAAGGCCAAGGCTACCAAGAGCGGCACTGCGAAACCGAAAAAGCCATCGACCCATCCACCAGTGAACGATATGGTTCTAGCTGCCATCAAGACCCTGAAGGAACGCAACGGTTCGTCGCTGCAGGCCATCAAGAAATACATCGCCGCCAACTATAAGTGTGACGTCGCCAAGCTGGCTCCATTTATCAAGAAGGCTCTGAAAACCGGCGTCGAAAAGGGAAAGCTTTCCCAGACTAAGGGAACTGGCGCTTCCGGATCGTTCAAGGTTAAGGCCGACGCTAAGAAACCGGCTGGTGAGAAAAAGCCGAAGAAGACTGCTGCCGCCAAGAAGCCCAAGAAGGCTGCTGGAGAGAAAAAAGCGGCTGCCAAGAAACCAGCTGGCGAGAAGAAGGCTAAGAAGCCGAAAGCTGCTGCCGCTAAGAAATCTGTGGCGAAGAAAGCCAAGGCAGCCCCTGCAAAGGCCGCCAAGAAGGCAGCTGCTCCCAAACAGAAAGCCACCAAACCAACGAAAGCCGTAGCAAACAAGCCGAAAACCCCGAAGCCAAAGAAGGCAGCACCAGCCAAGAAAGCTGCTCCAAAAAAAGCCGCCGCCAAGAAGTAA